In Nitrospira sp., one genomic interval encodes:
- a CDS encoding glycerophosphoryl diester phosphodiesterase has protein sequence MQRAISHEVAITSLLRISHRGAAGHAPENTLAGIWKARAFLADFVELDVRATNDGHLVLLHDDTVDRTTNKTGSIAELSLDQVQRLDAGHSQRIPTLEEALEIASGSIGVILELKVEGIGAEACAIVKRSGFSGAVIYASFLGPELRRVRQADPNATLLVLLPRQLPRDPIAEALALNASLVGLHFSTLTPPLLQTYHNLDRRVFVYTVNDPADIARMRDFGVDGIVSDFPDRL, from the coding sequence ATGCAGCGAGCCATCTCACACGAGGTCGCCATCACCTCCCTCCTGCGCATCAGCCATCGGGGGGCCGCCGGCCATGCCCCCGAAAACACCCTCGCCGGCATTTGGAAGGCCCGCGCGTTCCTCGCAGACTTCGTTGAATTGGATGTCCGGGCGACCAACGACGGGCATCTCGTCCTTTTGCACGACGACACCGTCGACCGCACCACGAACAAGACGGGCTCGATCGCCGAGTTATCGCTCGACCAGGTACAACGGCTGGATGCCGGTCACTCGCAGCGGATTCCGACCCTGGAAGAGGCCTTGGAGATTGCCTCCGGCAGTATCGGAGTCATTCTCGAACTCAAGGTCGAGGGCATCGGCGCCGAGGCTTGCGCGATCGTCAAGCGGTCCGGCTTTTCAGGAGCGGTCATCTACGCGTCGTTTCTGGGGCCGGAGCTGCGGCGCGTCCGCCAGGCCGATCCGAACGCCACGCTTCTGGTCCTCCTCCCTCGGCAGCTCCCGCGCGACCCGATCGCCGAGGCCCTCGCGCTGAACGCCTCACTGGTCGGCCTCCACTTTTCCACCCTCACGCCGCCGCTGCTCCAGACCTACCACAACCTCGACCGCCGCGTGTTCGTCTACACGGTCAACGATCCAGCCGACATCGCACGGATGCGCGACTTTGGCGTAGACGGGATCGTGTCGGATTTTCCGGATCGCCTGTAA
- the otsB gene encoding trehalose-phosphatase — MLRALTAPGKRLLDRVAAEQAVLFAFDFDGTLARIVQDRHAAGLTHPLRDALRAVAEAAPTAVISGRSLADLRPRLDGIPVHLIGNHGLEGLHASERVMQQARDCCRGWLKAVARDESALAKVGVVVEDKDYSLTFHYRQACSPPAAREAIFHTVAALSPAPRLVLGKSVVNVIPSGNLHKGTAMLELMHQQGTAAALYVGDDDTDEDVFSLPDERILSVRVGKKLMSAAQLYLERQSQMGSLLRYLAQARGRLG, encoded by the coding sequence ATGCTGCGTGCGCTCACAGCTCCGGGGAAGCGACTGCTGGATCGCGTAGCCGCGGAACAGGCTGTTCTCTTCGCCTTTGATTTCGACGGGACCCTGGCCCGGATCGTTCAGGATCGCCACGCGGCGGGGCTCACCCACCCCCTGCGCGATGCGTTGCGGGCGGTGGCGGAAGCGGCGCCTACCGCCGTCATCTCCGGACGATCCCTCGCAGATTTGCGTCCTCGCCTGGATGGGATTCCCGTCCATCTGATCGGCAACCATGGACTGGAAGGCCTGCACGCGTCGGAACGGGTGATGCAGCAGGCCCGGGACTGTTGCCGGGGCTGGCTCAAAGCGGTCGCGCGGGACGAGTCCGCATTGGCCAAGGTCGGCGTGGTGGTGGAGGATAAGGACTACTCGCTCACCTTCCACTATCGTCAGGCCTGCTCTCCGCCCGCGGCGCGCGAAGCGATCTTCCATACGGTAGCCGCTCTCTCCCCTGCCCCGCGTCTGGTATTGGGAAAATCCGTGGTTAATGTCATTCCGTCCGGGAACCTGCACAAGGGGACCGCCATGTTGGAATTGATGCATCAACAGGGCACGGCCGCCGCCTTGTACGTCGGCGACGACGATACGGACGAAGACGTGTTTTCGCTGCCGGATGAGCGCATTCTGTCGGTGCGGGTGGGAAAGAAGCTGATGTCTGCCGCCCAATTGTATCTTGAGCGGCAGTCGCAGATGGGCTCGTTGCTCCGGTATCTGGCTCAGGCGAGGGGGCGTCTGGGCTAG
- a CDS encoding 4a-hydroxytetrahydrobiopterin dehydratase gives MSLADERCVPCRGGVPPLPADRVQGLLSQLGRGWGLNGAGHLERLYTFKDFAQALAFANQVGAVAEQEGHHPDLHVAWGKCGVEIWTHKINGLTESDFYLAAKADRAFEPFRATPQ, from the coding sequence ATGAGTCTGGCTGATGAACGATGTGTGCCTTGCCGCGGCGGCGTCCCTCCCCTGCCGGCGGACCGTGTGCAGGGTCTCTTGAGTCAATTGGGACGAGGATGGGGGTTGAATGGAGCGGGGCATCTTGAGCGGCTCTATACCTTCAAAGACTTTGCCCAAGCGCTTGCCTTTGCCAACCAGGTCGGCGCGGTGGCGGAGCAGGAAGGGCATCATCCCGACTTGCATGTGGCCTGGGGGAAGTGCGGTGTGGAAATTTGGACGCACAAAATCAATGGGCTCACGGAGAGCGATTTTTATCTCGCCGCCAAGGCGGATCGGGCGTTTGAACCGTTTCGCGCAACGCCTCAATGA
- a CDS encoding RiPP maturation radical SAM protein 1 yields MMSDQARVALVNMPFSFSKYPSIQLGTLSALLKSKGIDVDCHHLNVRFAHHIGVELYEAICEKRALFGEWLFSYLLFRDNPKRAEYPRVFKPVLEQMARASGRPISFFEEMAARTAPQFLTAAMTSVDWGQYRVVGFTSTFDQNVASLTMAKLIKDLYPDVRIVFGGANFDGEMGLEYFRAFPFIDHVVVGEGEVAFPALVTHVLTDSSDPYPKGVTYRQGGEVRFEPNPHLFTEFAQTGPPDYDDYYHLLAELGTETARGLDRVLLYEGSRGCWWGEKHHCTFCGLNAQSMKFRAKSSEQVAREMAYLSSRYDTTRFRLVDNIIDMKYVENLFGRFAQDRRDLDVFIETKSNLQKSQIKLLAAGGVKCMQPGLESLSLAQLRAMDKGVTPMQNLVCLKWCYYYRVAVSWNILLGFPGETNEDYRRQIEIIPSLFHLQPPEGAGKFWLERFSPYYTRPREHGVRITGPGLAYPYVYDGRQVDLMKIAYDFEYELDRWAVDPDVYQELVEIVQEWQRRAASPDKPFLYYSKAFDYVTVYDGRTPSAPTRERFDWPGAFVIDACNEAPKSLEQLKQAIREQGDGDALSDSALVESLAHLTAKRILYEERGKYFALAIPEHPHW; encoded by the coding sequence ATCATGAGTGACCAAGCCCGCGTGGCGCTCGTCAACATGCCCTTTAGTTTCTCGAAGTACCCCTCCATTCAGCTGGGCACCCTCTCGGCCTTGCTGAAGTCGAAGGGCATCGACGTCGATTGTCACCACCTGAACGTGCGGTTCGCGCATCATATCGGCGTGGAGTTGTACGAGGCGATCTGCGAGAAGCGGGCGCTCTTCGGGGAATGGCTGTTTTCCTACCTGCTCTTCCGGGACAATCCGAAACGTGCGGAATATCCGCGCGTGTTCAAGCCGGTGTTGGAGCAAATGGCCCGGGCGAGCGGCCGACCTATTTCCTTTTTCGAAGAGATGGCGGCGCGCACGGCGCCGCAGTTCTTGACGGCCGCCATGACGTCGGTCGATTGGGGGCAGTACCGAGTTGTGGGCTTTACCTCCACCTTCGATCAGAATGTGGCCAGCCTCACGATGGCCAAACTCATCAAGGACCTCTACCCCGATGTCCGAATCGTCTTCGGCGGCGCGAATTTCGACGGCGAGATGGGGCTCGAGTATTTCCGCGCGTTTCCCTTCATCGACCACGTGGTGGTCGGCGAGGGCGAGGTGGCGTTCCCCGCCCTCGTCACGCATGTGTTGACCGATTCGAGCGATCCCTATCCCAAGGGCGTGACGTATCGACAGGGCGGCGAGGTCCGGTTCGAGCCGAACCCGCACCTGTTCACGGAGTTTGCTCAGACCGGCCCGCCGGACTACGATGATTATTACCATTTGCTGGCCGAACTGGGGACCGAAACGGCGCGTGGGCTGGATCGGGTCTTGTTGTACGAGGGGTCGCGCGGCTGCTGGTGGGGCGAGAAACACCATTGCACGTTCTGCGGGCTCAACGCCCAAAGCATGAAGTTTCGCGCCAAGTCGTCGGAACAGGTCGCGCGGGAAATGGCATACCTTTCGAGCCGCTACGACACGACGCGGTTTCGGCTGGTCGATAACATCATCGACATGAAGTACGTCGAGAATTTGTTTGGCCGGTTCGCACAGGACCGACGCGACCTCGATGTGTTCATCGAGACCAAGAGCAACCTGCAGAAGAGTCAGATCAAGCTGCTCGCCGCCGGCGGCGTGAAGTGTATGCAGCCGGGATTAGAGAGTCTGAGTCTGGCGCAGTTGCGCGCCATGGATAAGGGCGTGACGCCCATGCAGAACCTGGTGTGCTTGAAGTGGTGTTATTACTACCGTGTCGCCGTGTCCTGGAATATTCTGCTCGGGTTTCCCGGGGAGACCAACGAGGACTACCGTCGACAAATCGAAATCATTCCCTCGCTCTTCCATCTGCAGCCTCCTGAGGGTGCTGGGAAATTCTGGCTGGAACGGTTCAGTCCCTATTACACACGTCCACGGGAGCACGGGGTGCGCATCACCGGCCCAGGTCTGGCCTACCCCTATGTGTATGACGGGCGCCAGGTCGATCTGATGAAAATCGCCTACGATTTCGAATATGAATTGGACCGGTGGGCGGTCGATCCTGATGTCTACCAGGAGCTGGTAGAGATCGTGCAGGAATGGCAGCGCCGCGCCGCGTCACCGGACAAGCCCTTTCTCTACTACTCGAAGGCCTTCGACTATGTGACGGTATATGACGGCCGGACGCCGTCAGCGCCGACCCGCGAGCGGTTCGATTGGCCCGGAGCCTTCGTCATCGACGCCTGCAATGAGGCGCCCAAGTCTCTGGAGCAGTTGAAGCAGGCCATTCGAGAGCAAGGTGACGGCGATGCCCTGTCGGACAGCGCCCTGGTGGAGTCATTGGCGCACTTGACCGCCAAGCGCATCCTCTACGAGGAGCGGGGGAAATATTTCGCCCTCGCGATTCCTGAGCATCCCCACTGGTAA
- a CDS encoding polyphosphate kinase 2 family protein has product MKDYRIRPGRRFAMSAVDPEDTGSYKKNDGGKTKAKAVTEKLIAQLDQLQERLYANGTKALLLVLQGMDTSGKDGTIKHVMSGVNPQGCRVVSFKTPSEKELRRDFLWRVHQEVPPKGHIGIFNRSHYEDVLITRVHGLISDKVVRQRFDQINEFEELLTESGTSILKVYLHISKAEQKERLLERINDPEKRWKFNEGDLEERKLWEDYMCAFEAMLSATSTERAPWHVVPANRKWYRNLVVADLIVQVLSAMKLSPPPPPEGIDFDQLQVI; this is encoded by the coding sequence ATGAAGGACTACCGAATTCGACCGGGCCGCCGTTTTGCGATGAGCGCTGTCGATCCCGAGGATACCGGCTCCTACAAGAAGAACGACGGTGGAAAGACCAAGGCGAAGGCGGTCACGGAGAAGCTGATCGCGCAACTCGATCAGTTACAGGAACGCCTCTATGCCAACGGCACGAAGGCGCTCCTGCTCGTCTTGCAGGGCATGGACACCAGCGGGAAGGACGGCACGATCAAGCATGTCATGTCCGGCGTGAATCCCCAAGGCTGCCGGGTGGTCTCGTTTAAAACCCCGAGCGAGAAAGAGCTGCGGCGTGACTTTCTCTGGCGCGTCCATCAGGAGGTGCCGCCCAAGGGCCACATCGGGATCTTCAACCGTTCGCACTATGAAGACGTGTTGATCACCCGCGTGCACGGATTGATTTCGGATAAGGTCGTGCGACAACGGTTCGATCAGATCAACGAGTTCGAGGAATTGCTGACCGAAAGCGGGACCTCGATTCTCAAAGTGTATTTGCATATCTCCAAGGCCGAACAGAAGGAACGACTGCTGGAACGGATCAACGATCCGGAGAAACGCTGGAAGTTCAACGAGGGCGATCTCGAAGAACGGAAACTGTGGGAGGACTATATGTGTGCGTTCGAGGCGATGTTGTCCGCCACGAGCACCGAGCGGGCGCCCTGGCATGTGGTGCCGGCCAACCGCAAGTGGTATCGCAACCTGGTCGTCGCCGACTTGATCGTCCAAGTGCTCAGCGCGATGAAGCTGTCGCCCCCGCCGCCTCCTGAGGGCATTGATTTCGATCAACTCCAGGTCATCTGA
- a CDS encoding CBS domain-containing protein, with amino-acid sequence MVVQDVMSTGVVTARRNDTVRSVVIKMLSRHCGAVPVVEDGDRLIGMVTLRDVLLPLYPNYGEYIHDNVHSRDFVEMEEGYADVLRQRVEDVMSLNPLTVSPHAPVLEAASYMGLKNFRRIPVVEGGRLVGMVSVGDINRGLFFERGPVATSRQDVASFSRP; translated from the coding sequence ATGGTTGTCCAAGATGTCATGTCGACCGGCGTGGTGACGGCCAGACGGAATGACACCGTTCGTTCGGTCGTGATCAAAATGTTGAGTCGTCATTGCGGCGCGGTCCCAGTGGTGGAGGACGGTGACCGGTTGATCGGGATGGTGACGTTGCGCGACGTATTGCTCCCGCTGTATCCCAATTACGGCGAGTACATCCATGACAATGTGCACAGCCGCGACTTCGTGGAAATGGAAGAAGGCTACGCAGATGTGCTCCGGCAGCGCGTGGAGGACGTCATGAGTCTGAATCCCCTGACCGTCTCCCCCCACGCGCCGGTGCTGGAAGCGGCCTCTTACATGGGCCTGAAAAATTTTCGCCGTATCCCTGTCGTCGAGGGCGGTCGTTTGGTCGGGATGGTCAGCGTCGGGGATATCAATCGCGGCCTGTTCTTCGAGCGGGGACCGGTGGCGACGAGCCGGCAGGACGTGGCGTCATTCTCGAGACCGTAA
- a CDS encoding DUF4412 domain-containing protein: MYLAKEKDEEGSSELCIGKGLGNAALFALIAGDASTRAEAPVWLRELVKDGGFPLRTIDRDSAGREESRSEATKVEAQPLDDGLFTPLPGFTRIDLDAVMQSPGEDAPPRPPSGERE; encoded by the coding sequence ATCTACCTCGCCAAAGAGAAGGACGAAGAGGGCAGCAGCGAACTCTGCATCGGGAAGGGCCTGGGCAATGCGGCTCTCTTTGCCCTCATCGCCGGCGATGCCTCCACGAGGGCGGAGGCTCCGGTCTGGTTGCGCGAGTTGGTCAAGGATGGTGGGTTTCCGTTGCGAACCATTGATCGGGACAGCGCCGGGCGGGAGGAATCTCGATCGGAGGCGACGAAGGTCGAGGCGCAGCCGTTGGACGACGGCCTGTTTACCCCACTGCCCGGATTCACGCGAATCGACTTGGACGCCGTGATGCAATCGCCGGGCGAAGACGCGCCGCCCCGGCCTCCGTCAGGCGAAAGAGAGTGA
- a CDS encoding macro domain-containing protein, which translates to MLKEVTGDILLSTASAIAHGVAPHDNFKQGLALALREQWPGMYKDFRHYCQTYNPKPGGAWSWKGPNSPVIINLFTQEPPTTDQDRPGKASLPNVNHALQALKKELQEHGVKSLALPRLATGVGGLEWEKVYPLLQQALKDLNIPVYIYALYKKGMAAQEA; encoded by the coding sequence ATGCTCAAGGAAGTGACCGGAGACATCCTCTTATCCACCGCAAGCGCCATCGCCCACGGCGTGGCTCCCCACGACAATTTCAAGCAGGGGCTCGCCTTAGCGCTGCGCGAACAGTGGCCCGGGATGTACAAGGATTTTCGCCACTATTGCCAGACCTACAACCCCAAACCGGGCGGGGCCTGGTCCTGGAAGGGGCCCAATTCCCCGGTCATCATCAATCTGTTCACGCAGGAACCGCCCACGACCGATCAGGACCGTCCGGGCAAGGCCTCTTTGCCCAACGTCAACCATGCGCTCCAAGCCCTGAAGAAGGAATTGCAGGAACATGGCGTCAAAAGCCTCGCCCTGCCGCGATTGGCCACAGGCGTCGGCGGGTTGGAATGGGAGAAGGTATATCCCTTGCTGCAGCAAGCCTTGAAGGACCTGAACATTCCCGTATACATCTATGCCCTCTACAAGAAGGGCATGGCCGCACAGGAAGCCTAG